From Capsicum annuum cultivar UCD-10X-F1 unplaced genomic scaffold, UCD10Xv1.1 ctg22780, whole genome shotgun sequence, a single genomic window includes:
- the LOC124890700 gene encoding probable disease resistance protein At5g47260 translates to MANSISALCSHQLPTAYFSKLKELGVQNCGKLRHLMSPSVARGLLNLRKLGIKGCQSMEEVITEVEQQGEENMTNEPLFPLLEELILDKLPKLGHFFLTKRALEFPFLRGVKIRKCPEMKIFVQQGSVSTPRLKIVNNDDEVKVDDLNEWIHQRFNSKEEDGSESESSQEEDGSNLKIVMMTKAKVRFLRKKLKANLKIQ, encoded by the exons CTTAAGGAACTAGGAGTACAGAATTGTGGAAAATTGAGACACTTGATGTCTCCATCAGTGGCCAGAGGTCTTCTGAATCTCCGAAAACTAGGCATAAAAGGCTGCCAATCAATGGAAGAAGTGATTACAGAAGTGGAACAACAAGGAGAAGAAAACATGACTAATGAGCCCTTATTTCCCCTGTTGGAAGAGCTGATACTCGATAAGCTACCAAAGCTGGGGCATTTCTTTCTGACGAAGCGTGCTCTTGAATTTCCATTCCTCAGAGGAGTGAAGATTCGTAAATGCCCTGAAATGAAGATATTTGTCCAACAGGGATCTGTGAGTACACCAAGACTCAAAATTGTGAACAATGATGATGAGGTAAAAGTAGATGATCTGAACGAATGGATACATCAGAGGTTCAATTCTAAG GAAGAAGATGGAAGTGAATCTGAATCTTCTCAGGAAGAAGATGGAAGTAATCTGAAGATTGTCATGATGACGAAGGCAAAAGTAAGGTTTCTCAGGAAGAAGTTAAAAGCGAATCTGAAGATTCAATGA